aattacttgATCTCTATTATCTTGCCAAGATATTTCCAGACCTTGATCTCGGTGTATGTTCCTTCCGTGGTGTTAAGGATGACTCAGTATTTCATCTCTTTTGGGAATGTGCACTTACAGCATTGGAAGATTTTGGAAGGATTTTTGAATCTTTGGATGTCCGTTTTCATCGCAAAATTGTTATTTGTTATACAAAGAGGTTCTATTTTGTTGCCAAAACTATTGTAAACCAAAAACGCATAAATTGCAGTGTGCTAAGCCCTATTTTTCTGCGTTTTGTTGGGGACCTAAATCTTACAGTACCTGGACACTCTTATTATTACATACTCAGTAATGCTGTActgaaggccactctgtgcagcttgggacggtttcccatcaacgccttgggtggttccatgaaattccggagtaggAATGggcactttgaggatggattggactgtagttaatgtcaacagtctgctacattgactcaggactactttcacttctgatcatcatcaacgtaccccgcaacatcgtatatctactataaatggacatttggtgcaacccagataaggatgggttccctcttgattctggttcccctcaaggtttcttccttatgccatctcggggagtttttccttgccacagtcaccaccggctcactcatcagggacaaacttacttataaagaaaatattcacttttatcaccacattatatgtgtaaagctgctttgagacaatgttcattgttaaaagcgctatacaaataaaaatgaattgaattgaattattacCTCCAGCAATTCCAATCCAAAGCCTATCACTGTGCCATCTGTTTGCAATTTtagcaatttatttaaatatgtaactcTATTTTCAGCTCATACCCCAGGCATTGTTTCATGTTGTGgacttaataaaacaaaatggagTCTTAAGCTGAGAAACTTGACTTCAACAGCATCATTCACTTCtaatacatacactcacactcctGCTCTGATCTATCAGTCCAGACAGagtacaatacaaaaacactgaCATATTAAACATCAGGACAGCCTTTGTATGGTGAACCCACAatacttttttgcttttgtaaaagaaatgcaTACCCATGAAATGTAGTGAGGTCAAGGGTGGGTGAGGTACTGGACAGACAGAGCCAGATGAACACAAATACCTTGTTTTGTGGCACTGTCTCACCTGACTTCAATTTCATGTGTACAGCGCTTTATATAACGGACATgatctcaaagcagttttacacagataaagcggtaataaggttatataaaataatgtgtaagTTTATTGCATACAAGGTAGttccttttatttgtttatccctgataaacAAGCCAGCTGGACTTCACGTCTCCGGTGCAAGCATTTTTGCTTGAAAGGAAAAGCCTACCCAGAAGCACATTAAATGGatttatattgatatttttgTGTTGCATGAAGCTTTACGTGTGCTATCATTTAATTTCTCTGTGAGAAGCTAGAGGCTGCATGCTCCCTCAGTTACAATGGCGTTTAATAGAAATGTGTTAACTCACACCACCAGGCGTTTTCttgaataaacaaatacttTAAATACATATAAGCTTTCATAGAGTATTAGCCACCACTACTGCCAGGTTATAAAGGATCTAAGGGTAGGATTAACAGGTTTTTTGAAGCAAGAGTATCAGTACAAAGTGAAAGAAGAGAACACATGCATTGGTTAATCAGTTACATATGAGGTATGGGGAACTtgtgtaaattttattttttagccaAACGGTTTCTTTAAAGTGAACTCGCTGAGCCATAAATCCTGGTTTCTGGAACAGGCCCCTGGTTGTTCAAGCCTGAAGTGGACTTGGCATCCCATGGATATTGCACCAAGACCCTCACACTACatgcaattaaatattacaaataaaaaaaacaaaatctacattattattttagtattgTTCCCAATTTATCCCAAGGTTGGCAATAATTTTGAATCAATTTGACCTGGAAAATACAGTGCTACTAAATCAGTGTATAAACAACCGTGTAAAAAGACAAGCAAGCAACTTCATATACCGTAGCCGACAACATGATGCATTGTCAGTAAGATGCTGCCATTGAGAGCAAAGTTTAGGTAAGAAACGAGTGCAGAAGTGAGgaacaaaatgtgtttattaccACAATTTCGCACAGACATCAGTATGCCGTTAACCATATGAAAGATGGTGttctgatatttaaaaaaaagcttatacAGGATCACACGAGCACTATATGACTTATTAATTTTTGAACACAGAATGATAGCGGGCGTGTTTAATTCGCTTTGCGTGCCACCAGTTCCAGAAGCGTGGAGGCGAGTTTGTCAAGCGTGGAAGAGCCGGTTTCCAATGGTGGAGATGATGAAGGCTCAAACGGGTCGTAGAGATCACCACCCGAACGATAGTCATGCTGATAACGGTGTTCTCCAGGATAGAACCTTTCTTCCTCCCTTAAAGGTCTAGAATTCCAGGCAGACtctggagggaaagaaaaaaaaagaaaaaagacaatgcTTTAGGTAAAAATAAAAGGTGTACTTTTACTAGaagaataataaacaacaatgaAACAAAGAACTACTCATCAGGACATTgactgcatttagcagacgcctttatccaaagtgacgtacaaaagtgctttaaatcaaCCAATGAATAAATTAACGCTGGTTTGCTAGATTACAAACATAAGATACAAATAgccttaaaaaaatttttaaaaaaaataaaataaaaacagacaaaagggGGGGGGCTGGGGGCAACGACGACTATTGTACCTAAACCTCTGTATCCTCTTCTATCATCTGGATGGCGAGACATGCGATCATCAGACCGGCCAGCTGAGCCCGTTCTATAAGAATCCCACTGATATTCCGGTTCATCAGGACCTCTGTTTTGCCTCATGCTTTTTGGCTTTTCTTCCACATGCCTTGTGTGTGAATAATCCCTGGGGCCCTGAAAGTCACGGTCATATCTTGCAGGCTCCTGAAATCCTTGGTCATCTAAATGTCTTGGCTCTTGCATATCTCTGCGCGACTCCATTTCGTTACCACCGTGATAACCGTCACTGTATTCGGTTGAAGTCTTTGCAgagaaaatggggaaaaaaagaatttagaCTGCATCAAATTAAAATTCAGCGAATCGAATGTTACTGAAGAATATCGAAATGAAATGAATTCGGTTCCTACCCGACTGCGTTGAGCTTTATTTAATTGGAACTCTTTAAGAAGATCACATAACTTTTCCTTCAAGAAGTTAGCCTCTTGCACATTCTCAATTTGGATGCCattctacaaaaaaacaaatatttttcaagtCAAGGTTTTTTTGCAATCTgattaaagtaaattttttttaaataagcgaTCTTGTTAGAAACTGTTAGATCAAGCAGTGGTTAAAGTCTGGACTTACCAGAATATCCAAAACATTTTCCATCTTTGGAGCTGCAGTTGACTCAGTGTTTCCAAAGGCCTAATAAATACAACAaggtatttataaaaaagaccTGAAATTGATGCTGCACGCTAAGTTAAAGTGAAAACACAAAGCAGATTGAGCTTGTTCAGCTCTGTATATTTACCTGACTAGATGTGGGAGCTGCTCTTCCTTTCTGTTGATATTTTGAAGCCACTGAATCAAATTGgctaaagaagaaaataaagttgGTAAAAATGCCCCCTAAAAAAGATTAGCTAGTAGCTTTGCTTGTTGAAGACAACATTACTGTTTATATGCATTATATGCTAATGGAAATCCTAATGCCCACTCGTTTCACTATAAGGCCAAACATAAAAAGTAATAGGAGTTGGTCATCCTTTTGAAAAGCCAAGGTTCTCCAAAACTTAAAGGTTTACCACTAGATTACAGAATATGGCTGTAGTTATTTGCCCATTCAGACACAAGGTTTGATTGAATTACAGTAAGAACGCctggcattaagctggtttggCAAAATCTTGGCCACATAATGTGCTTAGAGTTAGAGAAAACGGctttcttccacatacatgagtaCACAGATCTAGCTATAGCGGCTCTAACTGACAAGTGGGGAGCAGTAATGCCACACCTCCCACTTACAGAGCATGGCCAATGTTTATTTCTCAGACTACCAAAACGTATGCTTATAGGTACACCACGAGCGCTGTAAGTCTATCCTCACCTCTTCTGTGCAAAGTTCATCTCTAGTGTTGAGCCATCAGAGAATCTACTCTTCCGTTGCTTTTTTGCAGGTGTAGCATCTTCACTCGGGTAGTAACTCGGTCTTTTGTTATAGTCTTGCATCTCAGAAGACCCATGTCCAGGTTCATCCATGTCCTGGAAACGGTCTCTTCCTTGCTCCGTATATGGCAAGTTTCTGCCCTGCCACTGCCTTTTATCTACGCCGGGTCCTGATCCGTGGAGCGTGGTGTACGTCGGCTCTTGCATCCTTACACTATCTTGCTTCCAAGACTCTATTCCTGACTCACCAAACCTGCTTTGTGAAATGTTTTCCTCATAATAATCGTCATCTCCACTTTTGTATGCACCTCTGCTGGAATTTGTTTCGGGGTACCATTTCTCTTGATAAGGCTGTGGATCACCTTTGTCCAGACTTTGTCGATTGCAAGATCCATCATCTGAAAAAGACCCTGCCTTCATTTTCTCCTTCCAATTAGGTCTTTCCATGTAATCGATCTCGCGATAAGACGTTTGCTGCCTGTCATCTTTAGAATATGGTGCGTCATATCGGTTATCCCCTGAACTGGAGGGGTGGGGAGAGACCTCATCTCTAAATGACTTGTTATATTGATTATCCTCGGGGTAATGAGACAGCCCCCTGTACTCATCTTCCTTCATATGCGATCGATTGTAGAAGCTGTGCTCGTCTCCGCCACGCCCAGAAGAAACATTTCCTCGGAGTAATGGTGGGCGCTCTTGTTCTGCTCCTTTTTATATGGTCACAAACATAAATTGCACTTTTATGTAACAACGATGGTATTAAAAAGGTAATAATGCAAACGATCAAAAGGCACGGTAGAAAAATAGATGCAAGTACAACACTCACCTCTGTTTCTCTGTAGCCTTCCTCTTTCTGATCTGACGAGtggctgaaataaaataaaaaagaccaCCAAAATACATGAATGATTTACTCACGAATCCTGTAGACAATCTCTGACATGaaactgttgtttactggtttaACCATTGCAGATAATTTTTCTTGTCCCCTTTTAGGCCCTCACAATGGCATTTCACAGTTTCCGTCCTGCTTTACAAAATCAATCCCTCTCTGTTAAGAACATTTCATACTACAATCTTTCTGATCAGTTTTCTGGAAAGCAGGATATGATTCaattcaggtttatttgtatagcgctttttacaaatggacattgtctccaATGAGCTTTATAAGGTTATAAGGTTGTGTATattttccttataattgttttatcCACGATCAGTATACCAGTctcaactgtggcaaggaaaaacttcctgagatggcatgaggaagaaaccttgattcAGTGTCAAGTAATTCCAGGAGGCCTGTATAAAAACCCAGTCCAAGGGTGTAAAAGTCTAATTCATCAGTTAGCTACTAGCCAAGTAAAAGCTCCAACGTGCTGCCCAGTCCCACTGATTAGATGCCTGAAATTGTAGGCTAAAATGTGGTCACCAATACACTGTTATAAAATACAAACTCAGAGTGCATTAATACAGACAATGAGGAAATAAAGACGTGCAATAAACATTTAATCTCTCGCTAAAGAGTTctgtatgttttataaaaagGCACAACGTTTTGGCTGCGAGATAATATTTATTCTACTAATATCACTCATGAAAAGGTTCTGGTAGCTTTATGGACTTCATTAGGAGTAGGAGAGTCAGTAGGATGACTTTACTTAATGTTGTCAGTATTTTCACTTTCCCGTGTGTTCCTGATTCTAAAGAGATGATCCGAGATCCATAAACAATTATTAATCCACCTACTTAAAGCTGCTCTATGTAGTTTAGGTCAGTGTGGGTGGCGCATCAGGTGGGGGGGATTTAGAACAATCATGCTAAGTCACATAAGAGCattataagtatatataaatgcataatattttttttcttaatgttaAATCCTTATCTCCTGGGCAAGCTTGCTCTCTGTTTTGAATGAAAGTCCATTCAAATAATGATTCAACCTTCTACACGTTTTAAAATACTACATATTGAAAGTCATAGTACAGCCTGTGGTGCATACAATAACTATGCTTGTTTCACCAACGAAGGGAGATCTATAAGCATTAAGTGCGATGTAGACTAGACAAAAAGCTGTTTGTGTGTAACTAATGAGAGTGTTGCCATGTAAAGCAAAGTATTTAGCAAAGCATGCAGCAGTTAGAAAAGATAAACGCATGAATACATACCACTGGATTTCCCCAGCCCTCCTGCTTTTCTACTATTGCAGCCTTGGCCCTCGCAACAACACCTGCTTGCTTCTCTGAAGTCTTTTCCCATGTCACTAACTCTTTCCGATGCCGCTCCTGAAAAGCACGCGGAAGAAAACTCGTTACAGTCAGTtcaagaacaaaagaaaattctAATCAAATTCTAATTTTGAACAAATACTCGCTACATTTGAGTTCTTCATTTGACTCCTCACCCAGGATAAAAGAAAGCCCTCAGTCTTACCAAGTATTTCTGCCGGTGCCTGCGACCCACCACATGAGTGGTCATGTCAAAGAGGTCCATCTGGACTGCACACAGTCTGCACCTGTACTGCAGGACGGCTTTGCCATCACTTGAGAAAGAATCCTCCTCTTGTACCAAGTCCCCAAGCCCTAAGCATAAATAGCACACATTATTAAACAAACTCTACACAgtagtttgtgtacttcatgAAAATGTCCAGAAGACAGTCAATGGTCAATAAATACAATGCTTTGTATTAAACACATGCATCACAACTTCTTACCAATAATGGGCTCGTTAAGGTTCAGGTAGGTCAAGTACTCTCTGATACTGGTCCACTGTGGCAGCGGGGTTGGCCTTGGGACGAGGCCTATAAAGTCAGCGCAAATAAGTCAAGCAAAACATCAAGGGAAACAATCTGATCAGTGATACACCCGGAGAAATGAAAAATTTAGgactttaaattaattttttattttattttattttactagcTTGGagcacaaatacaaaataagagTTGCAAAATCTGTGCTTCAAGTTGGTCTTTATGAACTCGTGCCAGTTCAATGGTAAAGACAGTTTAACAATTGGGAGAaagatgataataaaataattgatcaGTCATGTGATCGGTTCTGGTCTTCCAGTCATAAACCTGTGAAGACCTGTGAAGAATCCGACGACGTGTGCTGGACAGTTTTGTAAAAGAAACCTTGTTGGTGAGAAAAATGTAGCCGAGACGTTCCGTAATGCATTGgtttaaaccttaaaaaaaaacgtgcacTTCTGACAAGTCATTTCTTCCATTTGAAAATTTCCACTTACAACATAGGAACAAGGCTACAATTATGCAAGGTTTGCAACAAGCTGCAATGGAAATAACGGTGTTCGAAACATCTGACTCTGAAAGCCC
This genomic interval from Silurus meridionalis isolate SWU-2019-XX chromosome 22, ASM1480568v1, whole genome shotgun sequence contains the following:
- the si:ch211-13c6.2 gene encoding uncharacterized protein si:ch211-13c6.2 isoform X1, yielding MADLLTVYDDGESNTFIDCMICDKRIRGDTNYKIHVTTLQHLKREQALADKGLVPRPTPLPQWTSIREYLTYLNLNEPIIGLGDLVQEEDSFSSDGKAVLQYRCRLCAVQMDLFDMTTHVVGRRHRQKYLERHRKELVTWEKTSEKQAGVVARAKAAIVEKQEGWGNPVPLVRSERGRLQRNRGAEQERPPLLRGNVSSGRGGDEHSFYNRSHMKEDEYRGLSHYPEDNQYNKSFRDEVSPHPSSSGDNRYDAPYSKDDRQQTSYREIDYMERPNWKEKMKAGSFSDDGSCNRQSLDKGDPQPYQEKWYPETNSSRGAYKSGDDDYYEENISQSRFGESGIESWKQDSVRMQEPTYTTLHGSGPGVDKRQWQGRNLPYTEQGRDRFQDMDEPGHGSSEMQDYNKRPSYYPSEDATPAKKQRKSRFSDGSTLEMNFAQKSQFDSVASKYQQKGRAAPTSSQAFGNTESTAAPKMENVLDILNGIQIENVQEANFLKEKLCDLLKEFQLNKAQRSRTSTEYSDGYHGGNEMESRRDMQEPRHLDDQGFQEPARYDRDFQGPRDYSHTRHVEEKPKSMRQNRGPDEPEYQWDSYRTGSAGRSDDRMSRHPDDRRGYRGLESAWNSRPLREEERFYPGEHRYQHDYRSGGDLYDPFEPSSSPPLETGSSTLDKLASTLLELVARKAN
- the si:ch211-13c6.2 gene encoding uncharacterized protein si:ch211-13c6.2 isoform X2 codes for the protein MDLFDMTTHVVGRRHRQKYLERHRKELVTWEKTSEKQAGVVARAKAAIVEKQEGWGNPVPLVRSERGRLQRNRGAEQERPPLLRGNVSSGRGGDEHSFYNRSHMKEDEYRGLSHYPEDNQYNKSFRDEVSPHPSSSGDNRYDAPYSKDDRQQTSYREIDYMERPNWKEKMKAGSFSDDGSCNRQSLDKGDPQPYQEKWYPETNSSRGAYKSGDDDYYEENISQSRFGESGIESWKQDSVRMQEPTYTTLHGSGPGVDKRQWQGRNLPYTEQGRDRFQDMDEPGHGSSEMQDYNKRPSYYPSEDATPAKKQRKSRFSDGSTLEMNFAQKSQFDSVASKYQQKGRAAPTSSQAFGNTESTAAPKMENVLDILNGIQIENVQEANFLKEKLCDLLKEFQLNKAQRSRTSTEYSDGYHGGNEMESRRDMQEPRHLDDQGFQEPARYDRDFQGPRDYSHTRHVEEKPKSMRQNRGPDEPEYQWDSYRTGSAGRSDDRMSRHPDDRRGYRGLESAWNSRPLREEERFYPGEHRYQHDYRSGGDLYDPFEPSSSPPLETGSSTLDKLASTLLELVARKAN